Proteins from one Fragaria vesca subsp. vesca linkage group LG6, FraVesHawaii_1.0, whole genome shotgun sequence genomic window:
- the LOC101301891 gene encoding uncharacterized protein LOC101301891 gives MSRKGGAAASLPKDAPWRASNARPLPRIHHSPILRVPQNPTTNYAIYVMKQPNPVGTGLARDAIVEAAGPDCIVPGQVTPVKLLGLKVWPIEVDLQFLQPVGRELKSIGKFMDDAVNLMNKSFIDR, from the exons ATGTCCCGCAAAGGAGGAGCTGCGGCTTCACTGCCAAAGGACGCACCTTGGAGGGCCTCAAACGCCAGACCCCTCCCCAGAATCCACCATTCCCCTATTCTTCGTGTCCCCCAAAACCCCACTACAAATTACGCAATCTACGTCATGAAG CAACCCAATCCGGTTGGAACCGGGTTGGCCAGGGACGCCATTGTGGAAGCGGCTGGACCCGATTGCATTGTTCCGGGTCAAGTCACACCCGTCAAATTACTTGGTCTTAAG GTATGGCCTATTGAAGTTGACCTACAATTTTTGCAACCCGTTGGACGTGAGCTTAAGTCGATTGGAAAG TTCATGGATGATGCTGTCAATCTCATGAATAAATCATTTATAGATCGCTAG
- the LOC101291271 gene encoding transcription factor MYB48-like — protein sequence MAYEAAAVEGENLRKGPWLEEEDERLTMYVRLKGNRRWDALAKESGLRRSGRSCRLRWLNYLRPNLKHGHITVEEEKIILQLHELWGNKWSKIARMLPGRTDNEIKNYWRTHLVKKAQIQDGDAASAGNLQCTSNKAQQGYFFQEGGDMSADKKYEFDQYQDSVEDIWGARETYSDDLCLSDFALPSSPYETRLSDWIFELSSEQSGITWTSDHDTNAWDCSSSLWDMN from the exons ATGGCTTATGAAGCAGCAGCTGTTGAAGGCGAAAACCTGCGCAAAGGTCCATGGCTAGAAGAGGAAGATGAACGACTCACCATGTATGTAAGACTTAAGGGGAATCGGAGGTGGGATGCATTAGCCAAGGAATCAG GTCTAAGGAGAAGTGGTCGGAGTTGTAGGTTGCGGTGGTTGAACTATCTCCGCCCCAATCTTAAGCATGGTCACATTACCGTAGAAGAAGAGAAAATTATCCTTCAGCTTCATGAACTTTGGGGTAACAA GTGGTCGAAGATTGCAAGAATGTTGCCAGGAAGAACTGATAATGAGATCAAGAACTACTGGAGGACACATTTAGTGAAGAAAGCACAAATTCAAGATGGTGATGCTGCATCTGCTGGAAACTTGCAATGTACATCGAACAAGGCCCAACAAGGTTATTTTTTTCAAGAAGGTGGTGATATGAGTGCTGATAAAAAATATGAGTTTGATCAATATCAGGACTCGGTTGAGGATATATGGGGAGCGAGGGAAACTTACTCTGATGATCTCTGTTTATCGGACTTTGCCTTGCCAAGCTCTCCATATGAAACACGGCTATCAGATTGGATATTTGAATTATCAAGTGAGCAAAGTGGCATAACATGGACTTCAGATCATGATACTAATGCGTGGGATTGTTCAAGTTCCCTCTGGGACATGAACTAA
- the LOC101291559 gene encoding probable pectate lyase 12-like, with amino-acid sequence MLTRTCIALISLLASFSLAKAAYLNLTLPGQHPNPEEVVQEVHRRVNASVVRREMLQVTQREQFSSCLTGNPIDDCWKCDPDWPNNRQRLADCAIGFGQYALGGKGGEYYIVTDSSDDDAVNPKPGTLRYAVIQPEPLWIVFPSNMLIKLNQELIFNSYKTVDGRGANVHITGGGCITLQYISNVIIHNVHIHHCVQSGNTNVRSSPTHYGYRTKSDGDGISIFGSKDIWVDHCSLSHCKDGLIDAVMGSTGITISNNYFSNHNEVMLLGHSDDYLPDSGMQVTIAFNHFGENLVQRMPRCRRGYIHVVNNDFTAWEMYAIGGSGNPTINSQGNRYTAPTNRNAKEVTKRVDTGEGQWRGWNWRSEGDIMVNGAFFVASGAGVEIKYEKAYSVEPKSAVLIDQLIMHAGALGVGGRDNNLGKWNTGPNQGFDSGPDYEDEMSGSSTNMPMQPLSSTSTLFTFFIPFSCLLFLYIIPDLHLIAMRN; translated from the exons ATGCTAACCAGAACCTGCATTGCCCTCATCTCTCTTCTCGCTTCATTCTCTCTTGCTAAAGCAGCCTACCTCAACCTCACTCTTCCAGGCCAACATCCCAACCCAGAGGAAGTTGTTCAAGAAGTTCATAG GAGGGTAAATGCTTCTGTAGTAAGAAGGGAAATGCTGCAAGTAACCCAGAGAGAGCAGTTCTCTTCATGCTTAACCGGGAACCCTATCGACGATTGCTGGAAATGCGACCCGGACTGGCCCAACAACCGTCAACGCTTAGCGGACTGCGCAATCGGGTTTGGTCAGTATGCTCTTGGAGGCAAAGGTGGGGAGTACTACATTGTCACTGACTCTTCCGACGATGATGCCGTGAATCCAAAGCCGGGGACTCTGAGATACGCCGTGATACAGCCGGAACCATTGTGGATTGTGTTCCCTAGCAACATGCTCATCAAGCTTAATCAGGAGCTCATCTTTAATAGCTACAAGACTGTTGATGGGAGAGGAGCTAATGTTCACATTACGGGCGGGGGATGCATTACTTTGCAGTACATAAGCAATGTCATCATCCACAATGTGCATATCCACCATTGTGTTCAGTCAG GGAATACAAATGTGCGGTCAAGCCCAACCCACTACGGCTACCGCACGAAGTCGGATGGCGACGGCATCTCCATCTTCGGGTCCAAAGACATATGGGTCGACCACTGCAGCCTATCACACTGCAAGGACGGTCTCATCGACGCCGTGATGGGTTCTACAGGCATCACAATCTCAAACAACTACTTCTCCAACCACAACGAGGTAATGCTCCTCGGCCACAGCGACGACTACTTGCCGGACTCCGGCATGCAGGTGACCATAGCCTTCAACCATTTCGGGGAGAATCTAGTGCAGCGCATGCCTAGGTGCAGACGCGGCTACATCCACGTAGTGAACAACGACTTCACTGCATGGGAGATGTACGCGATCGGCGGGAGTGGGAACCCTACGATAAATAGCCAGGGGAACAGGTACACTGCGCCGACGAATAGGAACGCCAAGGAGGTGACGAAGCGGGTGGACACGGGGGAGGGGCAGTGGAGAGGGTGGAACTGGCGGTCGGAGGGGGACATAATGGTAAATGGAGCCTTCTTTGTGGCGTCCGGCGCCGGTGTGGAGATCAAGTACGAGAAGGCTTACAGTGTGGAGCCTAAGTCAGCGGTGCTTATTGACCAACTAATCATGCACGCTGGTGCTCTTGGTGTTGGTGGCAG GGACAACAACCTGGGGAAGTGGAACACAGGCCCGAACCAAGGCTTCGATTCAGGGCCGGATTATGAGGATGAAATGTCCGGAAGCAGCACCAACATGCCAATGCAGCCGCTTTCATCCACCTCTACTCTCTTTACCTTTTTTATCCCATTCTCGTGCTTGTTGTTTTTGTATATCATCCCTGACTTGCATTTGATCGCAATGAGAAATTAA
- the LOC101302186 gene encoding bifunctional monodehydroascorbate reductase and carbonic anhydrase nectarin-3-like yields the protein MRMGQSKSISTSLFLLLLLLLLQILHPTPITAQEVEDEREFDYLKDSEKGPKHWGELREEWAACKNGTLQSPVDLLSEIVEVHPNKGEVRLKYRPSNATIRNRGHDISIQWKLGDAGSMEINGTDYWLDQCHWHSPTEHTINGKIFDLELHMVHLIPDAKVENNIVVVAYLYKIGKPDKFLSEVSKDIKSMIDVKEERHRGLVDPRNVRKGGAKFYKYKGSLTVPPCTEGVTWIIHKKLTTVSREQMELLREAVHDSAELNARPLQALNRRDVHFHGPESHIRD from the exons ATGAGGATGGGTCAGAGCAAGTCCATCTCCACTTCTTTGTTTCTGCTGCTGCTGCTGCTGCTTCTTCAAATTTTGCACCCAACACCCATTACAGCTCAAGAAGTTG AGGACGAAAGGGAATTTGATTATCTGAAAGATAGTGAGAAAGGACCAAAGCATTGGGGAGAGCTTAGGGAAGAATGGGCAGCATGTAAAAATGGGACACTGCAATCTCCGGTAGATTTGCTTAGTGAGATCGTGGAAGTACACCCCAACAAAGGGGAGGTGAGGCTCAAGTACAGGCCTTCAAATGCAACAATCAGGAATAGAGGCCATGACATTTCG ATCCAGTGGAAGCTAGGTGATGCTGGATCCATGGAGATTAATGGCACAGATTACTGGCTAGATCAATGCCACTGGCACTCACCAACTGAGCATACAATTAACGGTAAAATATTTGACCTGGAGCTTCATATGGTTCACCTCATTCCTGATGCAAAGGTCGAAAACAACATAGTTGTGGTTGCATACCTCTACAAAATTGGCAAGCCTGATAAGTTTCTCTCCGAG GTAAGCAAAGATATCAAGAGCATGATTGATGTAAAGGAAGAGAGACACAGAGGGTTGGTTGATCCAAGAAATGTGAGGAAGGGTGGCGCAAAATTTTACAAGTACAAAGGCTCACTGACTGTACCTCCTTGCACTGAAGGAGTAACTTGGATCATACACAAAAAG TTAACTACTGTATCAAGAGAGCAAATGGAGTTGCTTCGAGAAGCCGTTCATGAC TCCGCAGAACTGAATGCAAGACCATTACAAGCTCTGAATCGCCGAGATGTGCACTTCCATGGCCCTGAGTCTCACATAAGGGATTAA
- the LOC101292151 gene encoding bifunctional monodehydroascorbate reductase and carbonic anhydrase nectarin-3-like, whose product MKAGGSEKWKPPTIGTVKINVDGSFFQNTNIGSSGFVVRDSDGRFLAGGGQSYQGVISAEHVEALACKQVVQFAIMHHFVPTVIETDAQGPTSITAQEVEDESEFDYLKDSEKGPKHWGELREEWGACKTGRLQSPVDLHSEIVEVHPNNGEVRLKYRPSYAIIKNRGHDISIQWKLGAAGSVEINGTDYWLDQCHWHSPSEHTINGNRFDLELHMVHRIPGPNVGNNIVVVAYLYKTGKPDMFLSQVSQDIKSMIDVEAERHRGVVDPRDVKNGGAKFYKYKGSLTVPPCTEGVTWIIHKKLTTVSRKQMELLREAVHDYAELNARPLQALNGRDVHFHVSESHLMD is encoded by the exons ATGAAGGCTGGTGGGAGTGAGAAATGGAAGCCTCCAACAATTGGTACTGTAAAGATCAATGTAGATGGCTCATTTTTTCAGAATACGAATATAGGTAGTTCTGGATTTGTGGTGAGGGATTCTGATGGGAGGTTTTTGGCTGGAGGAGGACAGTCTTATCAGGGTGTGATTTCAGCAGAGCATGTGGAGGCACTTGCGTGCAAACAGGTTGTTCAGTTTGCTATAATGCATCACTTTGTTCCGACAGTTATTGAGACTGATGCACAAGGG CCGACATCCATCACAGCTCAAGAAGTTG AGGACGAAAGTGAGTTTGATTATCTGAAAGACAGTGAGAAAGGGCCAAAGCATTGGGGAGAGCTTAGGGAAGAATGGGGAGCATGTAAAACTGGGAGACTGCAATCTCCGGTAGATTTGCATAGTGAGATCGTGGAAGTACACCCCAACAATGGGGAGGTGAGACTCAAGTACAGGCCTTCATATGCAATAATCAAGAATAGAGGCCATGACATTTCG ATCCAGTGGAAGCTAGGTGCAGCTGGATCCGTGGAGATTAATGGCACAGATTACTGGCTAGATCAATGCCACTGGCACTCACCATCTGAGCATACAATTAACGGTAACAGATTCGACCTCGAACTTCATATGGTTCACCGAATCCCTGGTCCAAATGTCGGAAACAACATAGTTGTGGTTGCATACCTCTACAAAACTGGCAAGCCTGATATGTTTCTCTCCCAG GTAAGCCAGGATATCAAGAGCATGATTGATGTAGAGGCAGAGAGACACAGAGGGGTGGTTGATCCAAGAGATGTGAAGAACGGTGGCGCTAAATTTTATAAGTACAAAGGCTCACTCACTGTACCTCCTTGCACTGAAGGAGTAACTTGGATCATACACAAAAAG TTAACTACTGTATCAAGAAAGCAAATGGAGTTGCTTCGAGAAGCTGTTCATGAC TACGCAGAACTGAATGCAAGACCATTACAAGCTCTGAATGGCCGAGATGTGCACTTTCATGTTTCTGAGTCTCACTTAATGGATTAA